In Thermobaculum terrenum ATCC BAA-798, one genomic interval encodes:
- a CDS encoding orotidine 5'-phosphate decarboxylase / HUMPS family protein — protein MIPPGKPIVQISLDVTTMEEALDMAHKAVRAGVQWLEAGTPLILSQGLGAVRALREAFPHTTIVADTKIMDGGYLEAEMAALAGADYVVVMGRAHEATIRQVVRAGRTYGIGVMVDDLATEDKPQACKRFEELGADIIIHHVGYDERRDPGVIAQHGGTPPRPSDDIDEILAAVSVPVQAVGGLSVEEAIELVRRGLRFLVLGAPLVIDSSSFRSAPGDVEGVLREIMAKLESIQEANES, from the coding sequence ATGATACCTCCGGGCAAGCCCATCGTCCAGATATCGCTGGACGTCACGACCATGGAGGAGGCGCTGGATATGGCCCACAAGGCGGTCAGGGCAGGCGTGCAGTGGCTGGAGGCCGGCACCCCGCTCATCCTCTCGCAGGGGCTCGGAGCCGTCAGGGCGCTGCGCGAGGCCTTCCCGCACACCACCATCGTGGCCGACACCAAGATCATGGACGGGGGCTACCTGGAGGCCGAGATGGCGGCCCTGGCCGGTGCGGACTACGTGGTCGTGATGGGCAGGGCCCACGAAGCGACCATCAGGCAGGTGGTGCGCGCCGGCAGGACCTACGGCATCGGCGTCATGGTGGACGACCTTGCTACAGAGGATAAACCCCAAGCGTGCAAGCGCTTCGAGGAGCTAGGTGCAGACATCATAATCCATCACGTTGGCTACGACGAACGGCGCGATCCCGGGGTGATTGCTCAGCACGGCGGCACCCCACCCAGACCTTCAGATGACATTGACGAGATCCTAGCTGCCGTGAGCGTGCCAGTGCAGGCCGTAGGGGGACTGTCTGTGGAGGAAGCGATCGAGCTGGTGCGTCGCGGGCTCAGGTTTCTAGTCCTGGGTGCTCCCTTGGTGATAGATTCGAGCAGCTTTAGGTCCGCTCCGGGAGACGTCGAGGGCGTTCTGCGAGAGATCATGGCGAAGCTGGAGAGCATACAGGAGGCAAACGAGAGTTGA
- a CDS encoding zinc-binding dehydrogenase gives MRALVQYGLRPGEVELRDIPVPEVTEDSVLLKVDAVGICGSDIHQVHGTQSWEVCVPVVLGHEFTGTIERVGPNVVGFRPGQRVVSETAAVICGRCTPCRTGHYNLCPHRQGFGYGIDGAMAEYVRVPARCLHAIPQDSDAVAMALTEPACVAYQAVVQSARVRAGDSVLVLGPGQIGLLSAMLCKLQGAQPVVVMGTERDEHRLRKAEELGVDAALRVDQADLRELASGIGDGLGFHLVVDASGASASFVTAMEAVRPLGEIVKVGWGPQPLAASLDPLVRKAVTVRGSFSHTYETWEQVIRLIASGRLPTRQLVGFVGGLDSWRTGFDLMGSGQVVKSVLLPNGEAS, from the coding sequence TTGAGAGCGCTAGTACAGTACGGCTTGCGGCCTGGTGAAGTGGAGCTAAGGGATATCCCGGTGCCAGAGGTCACGGAGGACAGCGTCCTGCTTAAGGTAGATGCCGTGGGCATCTGCGGCAGCGACATACACCAGGTCCACGGCACCCAATCCTGGGAGGTGTGCGTGCCGGTGGTGCTGGGGCACGAGTTCACCGGCACGATCGAGCGGGTGGGCCCCAACGTCGTGGGCTTTCGCCCGGGACAGCGAGTGGTCTCCGAGACGGCGGCCGTGATCTGCGGCCGGTGCACCCCCTGCCGCACCGGGCACTACAACCTCTGCCCCCACAGGCAGGGGTTCGGCTACGGCATCGACGGCGCCATGGCGGAGTACGTGCGGGTGCCCGCAAGGTGCCTCCACGCCATACCCCAGGACTCCGATGCCGTGGCGATGGCGCTCACGGAGCCCGCGTGTGTGGCCTACCAGGCGGTGGTGCAATCGGCGAGGGTGCGCGCCGGGGACTCCGTCCTCGTGCTCGGGCCAGGCCAGATAGGGCTGCTCTCGGCCATGCTCTGTAAGCTGCAGGGGGCACAGCCCGTGGTGGTGATGGGCACGGAGCGCGACGAGCATCGCCTCAGGAAGGCCGAGGAGCTCGGGGTGGACGCGGCGCTGAGGGTCGACCAGGCCGACCTGCGGGAGCTGGCGAGCGGCATCGGCGACGGCCTGGGGTTCCACCTGGTGGTGGACGCCTCCGGTGCCTCGGCGTCGTTCGTCACGGCCATGGAGGCCGTGCGCCCCCTGGGCGAGATAGTGAAGGTGGGCTGGGGGCCGCAGCCCCTGGCGGCCTCGCTCGACCCACTCGTGCGCAAGGCGGTCACCGTGAGGGGCTCCTTCAGCCACACCTACGAGACTTGGGAGCAGGTCATAAGGCTCATAGCCAGCGGCAGGTTGCCCACCCGGCAGCTGGTGGGGTTCGTTGGGGGGCTCGACAGCTGGCGCACGGGCTTCGACCTGATGGGATCTGGGCAGGTGGTGAAATCCGTACTATTACCCAACGGGGAGGCGAGCTGA
- a CDS encoding sugar kinase, translating to MSGYDIVSFGETMLRLTPPGGRRLEEADTFEVHVGGTESNTLACLARLGMRVVWMSALPDNPLGRRVERELRAYGVDTSHVVWAPSSSRLGIFYAEENPPPLGTRVYYDRAGSACAEIDPSQLDLSVVDGSRMLHLTGVTPALGEGARAAFSRLLRRAHERGVSISFDVNYRSKLWSPPEAAAALEEACRLTNILFCTREDAQTLWGFEGDPQDVLWMLSERFGNGRQDRAFVLTLGPDGAAHMRAGTYEWAPALESAGRYRFGSGDAFAAGYLYALLGGHHSQQGLVDREVSPLLVGNAFASMKRCMPGDIALITPEDIAQVLGNATTRFR from the coding sequence TTGTCAGGATACGACATTGTGAGCTTCGGGGAGACGATGCTGAGGCTGACGCCGCCCGGGGGCCGCAGGCTGGAGGAAGCAGATACCTTCGAGGTGCACGTCGGCGGCACCGAGTCCAACACCCTGGCCTGCCTGGCCCGCCTGGGGATGAGGGTGGTCTGGATGTCGGCGCTGCCGGACAACCCTTTGGGGAGGCGAGTCGAGCGCGAGCTGAGAGCTTATGGCGTCGACACGAGCCACGTGGTGTGGGCGCCCTCCAGCAGCAGGCTGGGCATATTCTACGCCGAGGAGAACCCGCCTCCCCTCGGCACGAGGGTCTACTACGACCGCGCGGGGTCGGCGTGTGCTGAGATCGACCCCTCTCAGCTGGACCTGAGCGTGGTGGACGGCTCGAGGATGCTGCACCTGACGGGCGTGACGCCCGCCCTGGGCGAGGGAGCGAGGGCCGCCTTCTCCCGGCTGCTCCGCCGGGCGCACGAGCGCGGGGTCAGCATCTCCTTCGACGTCAACTACCGCTCCAAGCTGTGGAGCCCTCCGGAGGCGGCTGCGGCCCTGGAGGAGGCGTGCAGGCTGACGAACATCCTGTTCTGCACCCGGGAGGACGCCCAGACCCTGTGGGGCTTCGAGGGAGACCCCCAGGACGTGCTGTGGATGCTGTCCGAGCGGTTCGGCAACGGGAGGCAGGATCGGGCCTTCGTGCTGACCCTCGGCCCGGACGGCGCTGCCCATATGCGCGCCGGCACCTACGAGTGGGCCCCAGCGCTCGAATCCGCTGGCCGCTACCGGTTCGGCTCCGGCGATGCCTTCGCCGCGGGGTACCTGTACGCCCTGCTGGGAGGGCACCACAGCCAGCAGGGGCTGGTCGACAGGGAGGTGTCGCCGCTGCTGGTGGGCAATGCCTTCGCCAGCATGAAGCGCTGCATGCCCGGCGACATCGCGCTCATCACGCCCGAGGATATAGCGCAGGTACTGGGCAACGCCACCACCCGCTTCAGGTGA
- a CDS encoding LLM class F420-dependent oxidoreductase: MSEGIGFGVFVPQGWRMDLVEIPDPIEQYEAMTNVAKTADSIPGWDSIWVYDHFHTVPSPTLNTTFECWTITAALARDTHRVNIGQMVTCNGYRNPALLAKMASTVDVASHGRLYFGLGAGWYEHEWRAYGYGFPETRVRMGMFREACAIIHAMWTQDYPQFEGKYYQIDRPINEPKGVRKPHPSFWIGGGGEKVTLRLVAQYGNACNLVSTDPQVVRHKLEVLRQHCEELGRNYDEIIKSSEIVVYLTDKPRDHEDVQRALSTQTPDFQERAVVGRPEQVVEWIKPFVDVGINYFVVYLIRSAYETEQLHQFAEEVIPHFAAWRG; encoded by the coding sequence ATGAGCGAGGGAATAGGCTTTGGGGTATTTGTACCACAGGGGTGGAGGATGGACCTGGTGGAGATCCCAGATCCCATAGAGCAGTACGAAGCCATGACCAACGTAGCCAAAACAGCCGACTCCATCCCAGGCTGGGACTCCATCTGGGTCTACGACCACTTCCACACCGTCCCCTCCCCCACCCTCAACACCACCTTTGAGTGCTGGACCATCACTGCTGCCCTGGCCAGGGACACCCACCGAGTCAACATAGGCCAGATGGTCACCTGCAACGGCTACCGCAACCCTGCACTCCTGGCCAAGATGGCCTCCACCGTCGATGTCGCCTCCCATGGCAGACTCTACTTCGGCCTGGGAGCTGGCTGGTACGAGCATGAGTGGCGGGCCTATGGCTATGGCTTCCCTGAAACCAGGGTCAGAATGGGCATGTTCAGGGAGGCTTGTGCCATCATCCATGCCATGTGGACCCAGGACTACCCGCAGTTTGAGGGTAAGTACTACCAGATAGATCGTCCCATCAACGAGCCCAAGGGAGTGCGCAAGCCCCATCCCTCCTTCTGGATAGGAGGTGGAGGAGAGAAGGTCACCCTCCGCCTGGTGGCCCAGTACGGCAACGCCTGTAACCTCGTCTCGACAGATCCCCAAGTAGTAAGGCACAAGCTGGAGGTGCTCAGGCAGCACTGTGAGGAGCTGGGCAGAAACTACGATGAGATCATCAAGTCCTCGGAGATAGTGGTGTACCTCACAGACAAGCCCAGGGATCACGAGGACGTGCAGCGCGCCCTCAGCACCCAGACGCCGGACTTTCAGGAGAGGGCAGTGGTGGGCAGGCCGGAGCAGGTGGTGGAGTGGATCAAGCCGTTCGTGGATGTGGGCATCAACTACTTCGTGGTGTACCTCATCCGCTCGGCCTACGAGACCGAACAGCTGCACCAGTTCGCTGAGGAGGTCATCCCCCACTTCGCGGCCTGGAGGGGCTAG
- a CDS encoding SDR family oxidoreductase, protein MGNKLQGKVAIVTGGTSGIGAGIARLFLSEGACVVVSGRDRERGARAVERLAQEDGHAGRVVFHRADLANPADCTALVERTVEAFGGVDVLVNNAGDFTRGTVEDTTLELWERHMAVNLRAPFLLMQACIPHMRARGGGSIINIGSVNAYIGAPNLFSYSVSKGGLMTMTKNAAQQLSKYRIRVNQLNVGWTLTEGEDRVQREVTGDPHWLEHAIATRPFGRLLLPKDIAKAALFFACDDSQLITGSVLVVEQQPVD, encoded by the coding sequence ATGGGCAACAAGCTGCAAGGGAAGGTGGCGATCGTCACCGGCGGCACGAGCGGCATAGGCGCGGGCATTGCCCGGCTGTTCCTGAGCGAGGGCGCCTGCGTGGTCGTCAGCGGCCGGGATCGGGAGCGCGGGGCGCGCGCGGTGGAACGGCTGGCACAGGAGGACGGCCACGCCGGCAGGGTGGTCTTCCACAGGGCCGACCTGGCCAACCCTGCCGACTGCACGGCGCTCGTGGAGCGCACCGTCGAGGCCTTCGGAGGGGTAGACGTGCTGGTGAACAACGCTGGGGACTTCACCAGGGGCACGGTGGAGGACACCACGCTCGAGCTGTGGGAGCGGCACATGGCGGTCAACCTCAGGGCACCTTTCCTGCTCATGCAGGCATGCATCCCGCACATGCGTGCCAGGGGTGGGGGGTCCATAATCAACATAGGGTCCGTCAACGCCTACATAGGCGCTCCCAACCTCTTCTCCTACTCAGTATCCAAGGGCGGCCTCATGACGATGACCAAGAATGCCGCCCAGCAGCTCAGCAAGTATAGGATACGCGTCAATCAGCTCAACGTTGGCTGGACCCTCACGGAGGGAGAGGACCGCGTGCAGCGGGAGGTCACGGGAGACCCGCACTGGCTAGAGCACGCGATCGCCACGCGTCCATTCGGGCGCCTGCTGCTGCCGAAAGACATCGCCAAGGCCGCGCTGTTCTTCGCATGTGATGACAGCCAGCTCATCACCGGGAGCGTGCTCGTAGTCGAGCAGCAGCCGGTGGACTGA
- a CDS encoding DUF58 domain-containing protein, with the protein MRNYLPVLVLIIGIVILLRISFFFTIVYFLVGLYVLSSLWTRRSVGHVAVARSFQERAFTGDEVRVTLRVTNTGVLPVSWLEVRDTIPGQLLASPFRPEVLSLGAHETWSREYSLRCRHRGYYLLGPCTLRSGDLLGMHQVYATVDRADRLIVYPRVVPLHQLQLPEHSPLAALPTRYPLFEDPNRTMGVRAYQRGDSPRRIHWSASARTGQLLVKQYQPAIARETLICLDMCEESYSVRRRYEAIELAVVTAASLANHVVVRQDLPAGLAVDAMDPLVEARQRLVLLPRSERGHLMSLLEVLARVEPIDEYSLGDLVTRATAELAWGSTVVVVTGGVNTRVVDTLLALKRGGLLVALVVVHPGESEQLVRRQAASIGIPMYHVWTERDLETWLPRTA; encoded by the coding sequence ATGCGGAACTACCTGCCGGTGCTGGTGCTCATTATAGGGATAGTTATCCTGCTGCGTATCAGCTTCTTCTTTACCATAGTGTACTTCCTCGTAGGACTGTACGTGCTGTCGAGCTTGTGGACCCGTCGATCTGTGGGCCACGTGGCCGTAGCTCGCAGCTTCCAGGAACGCGCCTTCACCGGAGACGAGGTCCGGGTGACGCTGCGGGTGACCAACACCGGGGTGCTGCCCGTCAGCTGGCTGGAGGTGAGGGACACGATCCCGGGGCAGCTGCTGGCCTCGCCCTTCAGGCCGGAGGTGCTCTCGCTGGGGGCGCACGAGACGTGGTCGCGGGAGTACTCGCTGAGGTGCAGGCACAGAGGGTACTACCTGCTCGGTCCCTGCACGTTGCGCAGCGGCGACCTGCTGGGCATGCACCAGGTGTACGCCACGGTCGACCGGGCGGATCGGCTCATAGTCTACCCCAGGGTGGTGCCCCTCCATCAGCTGCAGCTGCCGGAGCACTCCCCGCTGGCGGCGCTGCCCACCCGCTACCCGCTCTTCGAGGACCCCAACCGCACGATGGGGGTGAGGGCCTACCAGCGGGGCGACTCCCCCAGGCGCATCCATTGGAGCGCCTCCGCGCGCACGGGGCAGCTGCTGGTGAAGCAGTACCAGCCCGCGATCGCGCGCGAGACCCTCATCTGCCTGGATATGTGCGAGGAGAGCTACTCGGTCCGCAGGCGCTACGAGGCGATCGAGCTGGCCGTGGTCACCGCTGCCTCCCTCGCCAACCATGTGGTAGTGCGGCAGGACCTGCCCGCAGGGCTGGCGGTGGACGCCATGGATCCGCTGGTGGAAGCTCGGCAGAGGCTCGTGCTGCTACCGCGGAGCGAGAGGGGGCACTTGATGAGCCTGCTGGAGGTTCTGGCTCGAGTGGAACCGATCGATGAGTACTCCCTGGGTGACCTGGTGACCCGGGCGACCGCCGAGCTAGCCTGGGGATCCACCGTGGTGGTGGTCACGGGAGGGGTGAACACCAGGGTGGTCGACACGCTCCTGGCCCTCAAGCGCGGGGGGCTGCTCGTGGCGCTGGTGGTGGTGCACCCCGGGGAATCGGAGCAGCTGGTGCGACGGCAGGCGGCGTCCATCGGGATACCGATGTACCACGTGTGGACGGAGCGGGACCTGGAGACCTGGCTGCCCCGCACGGCCTGA
- a CDS encoding AAA family ATPase, translated as MATVEHRENAVTRFAQRIVENVERVIIGKREQIEYLLVALLCQGHVLIEDVPGTGKTMLARALAVSIGLEFKRLQCTPDLLPNDVTGVSIFNQREGRFEFQPGPVFVNVLLADEINRATPRTQSALLEAMQERQVTVEGVTRQLPSPFLVLATQNPVEFEGTFPLPEAQLDRFLMRLPLGYPDEVSEVEMLRNLRKRHPIETLEPVAEADELWALYDQVTDVHVDETLEQYIVGLVAATRSHPDLALGASPRGSIALYKTSQALAALRGRDYVIPEDVRQMAALTLPHRLLVKPESQLRGRTATGIVAEIVERQPLDMGGVR; from the coding sequence ATGGCGACGGTTGAGCACAGGGAGAACGCGGTCACCCGGTTCGCCCAGCGGATCGTAGAGAACGTGGAGAGGGTGATCATCGGCAAGCGTGAGCAGATAGAGTACCTGCTGGTGGCACTGCTGTGCCAGGGACACGTGCTCATAGAGGATGTGCCCGGCACAGGCAAGACGATGCTTGCCAGAGCTTTGGCGGTGAGCATAGGCCTGGAGTTCAAGAGGCTGCAGTGCACTCCTGATCTGCTGCCCAACGACGTCACCGGGGTCAGCATCTTCAACCAGAGGGAGGGGCGATTCGAGTTCCAACCGGGGCCGGTGTTCGTGAACGTACTGCTGGCAGACGAGATCAACCGTGCTACTCCCCGCACACAGTCGGCGCTGCTGGAGGCGATGCAGGAGCGCCAGGTGACCGTGGAGGGCGTGACCCGGCAGTTGCCGTCGCCCTTCCTGGTGCTGGCCACCCAGAACCCGGTGGAGTTCGAGGGCACTTTCCCCCTGCCCGAGGCGCAGCTGGACAGGTTCCTGATGCGCCTGCCCCTGGGCTACCCGGACGAGGTGTCCGAGGTGGAGATGCTGCGCAACCTGCGCAAGCGGCATCCCATAGAGACGTTGGAGCCCGTGGCCGAAGCGGATGAGCTGTGGGCCCTCTACGACCAGGTGACCGACGTCCACGTGGACGAGACGCTGGAGCAGTACATAGTAGGGCTGGTGGCGGCTACCCGGTCTCACCCGGACCTGGCGCTGGGGGCTAGCCCGAGGGGATCGATCGCGCTGTACAAGACCTCGCAGGCGCTGGCCGCGCTGCGGGGGAGGGATTACGTCATCCCGGAGGATGTCCGGCAGATGGCGGCGCTCACGCTGCCGCATCGCCTGCTCGTGAAGCCTGAGAGCCAGCTGCGGGGGCGCACCGCCACGGGCATCGTCGCGGAGATCGTCGAGCGCCAGCCGCTCGACATGGGCGGTGTGAGGTAA